A window of the Salvelinus sp. IW2-2015 linkage group LG3, ASM291031v2, whole genome shotgun sequence genome harbors these coding sequences:
- the LOC111953490 gene encoding probable G-protein coupled receptor 132: MSNNSDSCNLPLNTDTLGLTYIYSLAFSLGLPCNLLSLWGLYQLGRSGGGGCQLVYILNLLLSDLLQLLTLPLWILYLQGAHRWPYGRPACEFVGYVFYVNVYASVVFLCLIALDRCLAIVHPLSSRGVRTVRVAAVSGVAVWTLTFLFCLGGLLPSVFDAERLLCLEQYPVSLRYAHFKIATVILGFLLPCGILGYTSARIGVTLQQSPSVSNQDRHKITGILVVITVIFIVVFGPYHLVGGYRFVSLLLIDNPCELERSIFLCYRLCYGLTSLNTLLDPLFYIFLCHNARLELRRSLTPCLGRGHTAPKQVRLSLRGNPXPSDNV; this comes from the exons ATGTCCAACAACAGTGACAGCTGCAACCTCCCCCTGAACACTGACACACTTGGTCTCACCTACATCTACAGCCTGGCCTTCTCACTGGGTCTCCCTTGCAACCTGCTGTCCCTCTGGGGACTGTACCAACTGGGCCGSTCCGGTGGGGGTGGCTGCCAGCTGGTCTACATCCTCAACCTGCTGCTTTCTGACCTCCTCCAGCTGCTCACCCTCCCCCTATGGATCCTCTACCTCCAGGGGGCTCACCGCTGGCCCTACGGCCGCCCCGCCTGCGAGTTTGTGGGCTACGTCTTCTACGTCAACGTCTACGCTAGCGTGGTGTTCCTCTGTTTGATAGCGTTGGACCGTTGCCTGGCGATAGTACACCCGTTGAGTAGTCGTGGCGTGCGGACGGTGCGGGTGGCGGCAGTGTCTGGAGTGGCGGTCTGGACGCTGACCTTCCTGTTCTGTTTAGGGGGGTTGCTTCCATCAGTGTTCGACGCAGAGAGGCTGCTGTGTCTGGAGCAGTACCCCGTCAGCCTCAGATATGCCCACTTTAAGATTGCTACAGTTATCTTGGGGTTCCTGCTGCCCTGTGGTATACTGGG TTACACCTCCGCCCGCATTGGGGTGACCCTCCAACAGTCGCCCTCCGTCTCCAACCAGGACCGTCACAAAATCACTGGCATCCTTGTCGTCATCACCGTCATCTTCATTGTCGTCTTCGGACCCTACCATCTGGTTGGGGGGTACCGTtttgtctccctcctcctcatagACAACCCCTGCGAGTTGGAACGGTCCATTTTCCTGTGCTACCGGCTGTGCTACGGTCTGACCAGCCTCAACACTCTGCTGGACCCTCTGTTCTACATCTTCCTGTGTCACAACGCCCGTCTGGAGCTCCGCAGGTCCCTAACGCCCTGTCTGGGACGGGGGCACACAGCTCCCAAACAGGTCAGACTCAGTCTCAGAGGGAATCCTGRTCCGAGTGACAATGTGTAA
- the LOC111953481 gene encoding prostaglandin D2 receptor 2 has translation MTTSSSPVYCPLIQAMVNVSVPSNSSARVGALSLVTVCLHGLVSSFGILENLLILGVVGFRIRRTVISVWILNLAASDLLSTASLPFFTIFLARGGTWTLGTTFCKLHSSVFFLNMFVSAFLLAAISLDRCLVVLKPVWAQNRRNVRLVGRVCGVIWAMAILCTLPYYLFRDTIRRHDGRVMCYYNFVQYHLVREFDLRELCEARQDALAFSKLLLAFILPLVVIVGSYVLVNIGITRRGLRRRSFRFVRLVVAVVVSFVVCWAPYHIFSVLEAVAHYQPSLRGLVSHCLPPAASLAFLNSVLNPILYVFSCPDLCGKIRQSLGAVLESVLAEDLGEFSRRRSTQHSSIGAL, from the coding sequence ATGACCACTTCCAGCAGCCCTGTCTACTGCCCTCTCATCCAGGCCATGGTGAACGTAAGCGTGCCATCCAACTCCTCGGCCAGGGTGGGGGCTTTGAGCCTGGTTACGGTGTGTCTCCACGGCCTGGTCTCCTCCTTCGGTATCCTGGAGAACCTCCTCATCCTGGGGGTGGTGGGCTTCCGCATCCGCCGCACAGTCATCAGTGTTTGGATCCTCAACCTGGCTGCCTCGGACCTCCTTTCCACAGCCTCCCTCCCCTTCTTCACCATCTTCCTGGCCCGTGGAGGCACCTGGACCCTAGGTACCACCTTCTGCAAGCTCCACTCCTCCGTCTTCTTCCTCAACATGTTCGTCAGCGCCTTCCTGCTGGCAGCCATCTCCCTGGACCGCTGTCTGGTGGTGCTGAAGCCCGTCTGGGCCCAGAACCGGAGGAATGTACGCCTGGTCGGAAGAGTGTGTGGGGTCATCTGGGCCATGGCAATACTCTGTACGCTACCGTACTATCTGTTCCGGGATACTATTCGCCGACATGACGGGCGGGTCATGTGTTACTATAACTTCGTCCAGTACCACCTTGTTAGGGAGTTCGACCTAAGAGAGCTATGTGAGGCTCGCCAGGATGCCCTGGCCTTCTCTAAGCTCCTCCTGGCCTTCATACTCCCCCTGGTGGTCATTGTGGGGAGCTACGTGTTGGTTAACATTGGTATCACGCGGCGTGGCCTCAGAAGGCGCTCTTTCCGCTTTGTGCGGCTAGTGGTAGCGGTGGTAGTGAGTTTTGTGGTCTGCTGGGCTCCGTACCACATCTTCAGCGTACTGGAGGCTGTAGCCCATTACCAACCCTCCCTCCGGGGCCTCGTGTCCCACTGCCTGCCCCCCGCCGCCAGTCTAGCCTTCCTCAACAGTGTGCTAAACCCCATCCTCTATGTGTTCAGCTGCCCGGATTTGTGTGGTAAGATCAGACAGTCTCTGGGAGCGGTGCTTGAGAGCGTGCTGGCGGAAGACCTAGGGGAGTTCTCACGGCGACGCAGCACCCAACACTCCTCTATCGGTGCTTTATAG